Genomic segment of Streptomyces alboniger:
CGCGGCGCGGTGGGTCCACTGTCCCGGTGTGAGGCGGGCCTCTACGTAGTCGGCCGTTCGCACCGTCTCGCGCCACAGGCGGCCGTTGTCCCAGGTGGTGCCCGCCTGGGAGGTGGGCTTGTCGTAGACGGTGTTCGTCTCGACGGCCCCGCCGAGGGTGTCGTGCGCGACGACGGCGTACGCGCATCCGACGGGCGCCTCGGCGGGTGTGTCCTTGTCCGGCCGGACCAGGGTGTCGCCGCTCTTGGCCTTGTCGAGCTGGACCCTGGCGGCGAGGAGGGCGGCGCCGGGCTGGTCGTCGCGCACGGAGAGCAGGGCGAGGCCGGGAACGCGCAGGGTGCCGACCCGCAGCGCGTCGGTGTCGGCGATCCTCGTGACGCGCCAGTGGACCTGGCGTCCCTCGACCGCGATCTCGGCGTCGATCCGGGTGCCGCCGTCGAAGGCGAGTACGTACGTGATGCGGGATCGGCCCGCTCTCGCGGTGACCTTCGGAGTGTGCGCGGTCTCGTCGACGAGGACGGTGGTGACGGCGTCCCGGCGGCCGTGCAGGACGGCGCCGCTCGCGCGGTCGGTGTACGAGACGATGCGCGGGAAGCCGGTGGCGACGCGGACGTCCAGGTGGGCGGAGCGCAGGGTCACCTCGTCCGCGAGGGGTTCGGCGGTGGCAGCGTGGGCGGTGGCAGCGTGGGCGGACGCGGTGGAGCCCACTCCGAGGGCGGCTCCCACCCCGGCGATCGCCCCGGTGGCGACCACGGCTCGGCGGCTCGGTCCGGACGTGTCTGACGGCGGCATGCGGCACCCCTCCACGGGACGGTTCTCGGTGCCGATCACGATGCGCCGGGCGGGGCGGACGCGCCTATGGACAAAGCGGTGACGGGTGTTGGACTTAACCTCGGGGCCGGGGCCTCTCCATGCCGAAGCGGGGCGCCCACGCGCGTGGGCGCCCCGCTCCAGTGCCGCGGGACGTCAGAGTCCCGCCGCCGCCTTCTCTATGTCCGTGGCGAACGTCGACACCTCGGTGTAGACACCGGGGAACTTCGGCCGCGCGCAGCCGTTGCCCCAGCTGACGACGCCGACCTGGATGTACGCGCCGGCCTCGTCCTTACGGAACATGGGGCCGCCCGAGTCGCCCTGGCAGGTGTCGATGCCGCCCTGGGCGAGGTTGCCGGCGCAGATCTCCTCGGCGGGCGTGAGGTCGTTGCCGTACGCGGCCTTGCAGTCGGCGTCGCTGACGAACGGCACGGTCGCCTTGAGGAGGTAGCGCTGCTGGGCGCCGCCTTCCCGGTCGGCGCCCCAGCCCGCGACGGTGAAGTTGCCGTTGTTGTACTTGGTGTCCTTGGCGATCTTCAGCGTGGGCAGGTCGATGGGCTTCGCCAGCTTGATGAGCGCCCAGTCCTTGCCCTTGCCGTTGTAGCCGGGGGCCTGGAGGACCTTGGTGGACTTGACCTTGATCGCGGAGGAGCTGCGCAGGTCGACGACGCCCGCGGTGGCGGTGATGCTGGTGTTGTTGCCGGAACCGTCCACGCAGTGGGCGGCGGTCAGCACGATGTTCTTGGCGTACAGGGAGCCGCCGCAGCCCATCGACAGACGGACCATGAACGGGAACTCGCCCTGCTTGGCGGTGGTCCCTCCGACGATGCGCTCGCTCGGCCGGGGGGCCGGGTCAGGGGCGGCGGACGCGGCCACCGGCTGGAGGCTGAGGGTGGCGAGCGCGATCGTGCCGAGGGTGGCGGCTCTCTTGACGCCACGCAGCTTGGTCTTCAATTGTCTGCCCTTCGTGGGGGGTTGTTGGGGCATGCAAGGGACTCCTGCCAGCCGCACGGACGTTCGGATGGCATGAGCCCGACAAAGCGTTGCCCCGGATTATGGAGATCGGTGTCCGCTCAAGGCAAGGGGCTGTTTCCGGCCAGGACATGCCGCGCGAGCCGCTCCCCTCACGGCCACCCCCCGTACAGTGGAGCCGAGTTGCGGTGTCCCGATGGCTGACATCAGGGGGTGCGGGCGTGACGGTCGGCGGCGGACCTGTCGTGCACGGCTACCCCCACCTGGAGACCGTGCGCGCCGCCATCACCGCGCTCTACAAACGCCTCTCGTACGACACGGTCCACGCCTTCGACACCAGCGTCGCCCCCGCCGACGTGGCCTTCGGCGACCAGGAAGACCTGTATCCGGGCGTGCAGCGGGTGGCCCGCGCGATGGTGCGGCACCTGCGGCTGCCCGACGCCCGCGTGATCGTCTGCTTCCGCGAGATGGAACACGCCGCGTCCGTCGAACTGGCCGCGGGCCCCGAGTACTTCATCGAGCTCAACGACCGTTTCCGCACCCATCGGCGGGACATCGGCGCGGCGCTCGCCCACGAGGTCATGCACGTGTATCTGCACCGGCTCGACCTGTCGTTCCCCGGCACCCGCGACAACGAGATCCTCACCGACACGGCCGCCGCGTACCTGGGCGCGGGCTGGCTGCTCCTCGACGCCTACCGCGAGGACGGCGCCTCCTCGCAGAAGCTCGGCTACCTCACGCCGGAGGAGTTCGGCTACGTCCTCGCCAAGCGGGCGCTGGCCTTCGGCGAGGCCCCGGAGACCTGGTTCACCAGCGCGCAGGCGTACACGGCGTACACGAAGGGACTCGCCCGCGCCCGCCGCGACGAACAGCGGCCGCCGCTGACGGCGGCGGGCTGGGCGGGCAGACGGCGGTACGCGAAGGACCGGCGGTACGCGCGGGAGCACAGCGCGGGGACGCCCGAGGCGGGGGCGCGGGGCGGGACGTACTCCTTCTCGACCGACGGCCTCGGCGCGCTGCGGGTGTCGTTCCCCTGCCCCACGTGCTGCCAGCGGATCCGTGTGCCGGCGCGGGGGCGGGTCAGGGCGCGGTGCGCGCTGTGCCGGACGGTACTGGAGTGCGACGCCTAGGGGCTCATCCGCCGGACAGGGCCTAGGGCGTGTCCGACCAGTGCGAGGGGCGGGTCAGGGAGGCCGGGAGCCGGGTGCGGGCGTCGCCCCGGGCCGCGTTCACCTGGGACTGCGTGAGGAAGAGCGCGCCGGTGAGGTCGGCGCCACGCAGGTCCGCGTCGCGCAGGTCGGCGCCGATCAGGTCGGCCGTCCGCAGATCGGCGTCGCGCAGGTCGGCCGCTATGAGGTAAGCACCGCGCAGGTTCGCGCCCCTGAGGTCGGCGCCCTTGAGCCGCGCGCCGAAGAGGTCCGCTCCCCTGCGGTCCTTCTTCTTGCCGCCGACGCCCTTGCGTACGAGTTCACTGGTGCGCAGCAGGAGGACGTTGACGTCCTCGCGATGGGCGGCGACGTCGGTGTCGGTGATCGCCTCGGGGGTGCCCTGGGCCAGTTCCTCGGTCCGGGCGAGGCACGTGCGCAGGTCGGCGCGGATCGGCTCGGTCTGCGGGAGCGTGAGCGCCTCGGTCAGGTACCAGAGCAGCTCGTGGAGTTGCCGCATGATCGGGAACACCGCGAACATCTGCTGGGCGGTGGCCGGATCCTTGCGCCAGTCGCGCCCGCCGAAGGTGTCCTGCGAGACGTGCTGGCCCGCGCCGAAGCAGTCGTACACGGTGCAGCCCCGAAAGCCCTTGTTCCGCAGGTCGCTGTGGATGCCGCAGCGGGAGTCCGTCCGGAGGTTGGCGCAGGGCTTGCCGGCGTCCTTGTCCACGGCGAAGTCCGAGGACGCGGAGAAAGCGAGAGCCACACAACAGAGCCCGAAGCAGCTGCCGCAGTCGGCACGGAGGCGGGCGGGGCCGCCTTCGAGCGGGATCAACGCGAGGGCCTCGCGCTCCGACGCCATGGGTGGGCTCCTTCTCAGAACTTCGTACGGTGCGAGCACGTGGACGACGGCGCAGCTCGCCGCCCTACCTGGCGTGTCCACGCGGGGTAAACGGGTGGGTGGGTGGGGAAGCCCCCGCCGCGGAGCGGCGGAGAACCCCCACGGCGGGAGAGCCGAGAGACTACGCCGCCCTGCGGCGGCCCCCCTGGGCGCCGCCACCGGACCCGGACCCGGAGCGCCCGCCCCCACGGGGAGCCCGACGCTGCTGACCCTGGCCGGAGGCACCCCCCGAGGATGCGCCACCCCCGCCGCGGGGGCGCCGCCGCCGCTGCGAGGAGGCCTGCGCGGGCTGCTGCGGCTGCGGCGTCTCGATGACCACCGGTACGCCCGAGGGCTCCCGCGCGCCGGTGATCCGTACCAGCTCCTCGTCCGAGGAGGAGACCCGCACCGTGCGGGGCTGGATCTCCGCGTCGGACATCAGCCGCGTCATGTCCCGCTTCTCCTCGGGGAGCACGAGGGTGACGACGCTGCCGGACTCGCCGGCGCGCGCGGTGCGCCCGCCGCGGTGGAGGTAGTCCTTGTGGTCGGCGGGCGGGTCGATGTTCACGACCAGGTCGAGGTCGTCGACGTGGATGCCGCGCGCCGCGACGTTCGTGGCGACCAGCGCGGTGACCTGGCCGGTCTTGAACTGGTCGAGCGTGCGGTTGCGCTGCGGCTGCGAGCGGCCGCCGTGCAGGCCGGAGGCGCGTACACCGTTGGCGAGGAGCCGCTTGGTGAAGCGGTCCACGGCGCGCTTGGTGTCCAGGAACATGATCACGCGGCCCTCGCGGGCGGCGATCCGCATGGCGACGGCCTTCTTGTCCGTCTCGTCGGCGACGTAGAGCACGTGGTGCTCCATCGTCGTCACCGCGCCCGCGGACGGGTCCACGGAGTGCACGACGGGGTCGGTGAGGAACATCCGGACGAGCCGGTCGATGTTCTTGTCGAGCGTCGCCGAGAACAGCATGGTCTGGCCGCCCCGCTCGACCTGCTTGAGCAGCGCGGTGACCTGCGGCATGAAGCCCATGTCGGCCATCTGGTCGGCCTCGTCGAGGACGGTCGTGCGCACCCGGGAGAGGTCGCAGTCGCCGCGTTCGATGAGGTCCTTGAGGCGGCCGGGGGTAGCCACCAGGACCTCGGCGCCGCGGCGGAGCGTGCCCGACTGCTTGGTGATCGACATGCCGCCGACGACGGTGGCCATGCGGAGGTTCACCGACGTCGCGTACGGCGTGAGGGCGTCCGTGACCTGCTGGGCCAGCTCGCGCGTGGGGACCAGGACCATCGCGAGCGGCGACTTCGACTCGGCGCGCTGCCCGGCCGTGCGGGCGAGGAGCGCGAGGCCGAAGGCCAGCGTCTTGCCGGAGCCGGTGCGTCCGCGGCCGAGGATGTCGCGCCCGGCGAGGGAGTTGGGCAGGGTGGCGGCCTGGATCGGGAAGGGCGCGGTGACGCCCTGGGCCGCCAGCGTCTTCAGGAGGGCCTCGGGCATGTCCAGGTCGCCGAAGGCCTCGACGGCGGGCAGCGCGGGCGTGATGCTCTCGGGCAGCGCGAACTCCCCGCCCTGCGCCGGCTTCGGCTTACGGCTTCCGGGCTTCTTCGCGGCATGCGCGGAGCCCTTCGCCTGACCGGTCGGCCGGCCCTTTCCGGCGGCGTTCGCGGGCCGCTTACGGGCGGGGCGTGCGGGGCGGTCGGAGCGGTTCATGCAGTAATGCCTTCCTGGTCGCTGGACTTCCGGACACTGATTCCGGACCTCTGAGCCTTCTGTGCGGCTCTGGGCCCGGTCGGGCCCGATGACAGCGCAAGCCGAGGCCCGCACCTTCCGGTGCGGGCCTCGGCTGTGAGGTTCGCGCGCTGCGGTGATCAGGCAGGAAGGATGTTCTCGGCCTGGAGGCCCTTCTGGCCCTGGGTCACCTCGAAGGAAACCTTCTGGCCCTCGAGGAGCTCACGGAAGCCCGAGGACGCGATGTTCGAGTAGTGGGCGAAGACGTCGGGGCCGCCGCCGTCCTGCTCGATGAAGCCGAAGCCCTTTTCCGAGTTAAACCACTTAACGGTGCCGGTTGCCATGTCAATCTCCTCAACAGGGGCAGAGTATGGAAAATCACGGAATTGTGATTTTCCAGCGCCGCAATGACCCCATCCGGAGAGAACCGGAAAAACAATAATGCGCCCTCGGAGCATTCCCGTCAGGCGCACATAAAGTTCATGGGTACCAAAACTGCAACACATAACTTTAACACGGTCGGCGGGGCGGTTGTTCCCGGGCCCACGAGACGTACGCCACGGCACCGGCGCCGCCCCTTCCCCCGGCCCCCTTGGCGCATGCCCCTTCCCCCTTGCGGGAGACCTCGCTACGTTCCCCACCCCGATCGGAAGGCGGCCCGATGCGCATCTCACGCACCCGAACGGCAGCCGGACTCGCGATCTCCTCCCTGGTCCTCGGCGCCCTGCCCGCCTGGACGGCCCACGCCGGGCCCGTGGCGTCCGGCGCTCCCCGGCACGCCTCGCACCAGCCGTACCGCCCGGCGGCCACCGGCACCGCCCGCCACATCCCGCTCCAGGGCGCCGTGAACGTACGCGACGTGGGCGGCTACCGCACCTATCACGGGGAGCGGGTCCGTCACGGCCAGGTCTTCCGGGGCGACTCCCTCAGCAAGCTCACCGACGCCGACCTCGCCGTGCTCTCCCGGCTCGGCCTGACGCAGGCCGTCGATTTCCGGGTGCCGGCCGAGGTCCAGTACGACGGACCGGACCGGCTGCCCGCGGGGGTCGTCCCCCTCTCGCGCCCGATCACCGACAACGGCCTGTTCACCCGGCTGCTCACGGCGATCGGCTCCCGGGACCCGGTCAAGCAGGAGGAGATGCTGGGCGGCGGCAGGGCGGCGGCGTTCATGCGCGACGTCTACCGCACCTTCGTCGCCGACAGCGCCAATCGCGGGCAGTTCGCGGCGACCCTGCGCCAGATCGCGTCCGGCCGCTCCCCGCTGCTCTACCACTGCACGGCGGGCAAGGACCGCACCGGCTGGGCGACGTATCTGCTGCTGCGGCTGGTCGGCGTGCCGGACAGGACGGCCGTGGGCGACTATCTGGCCTCCAACACCTACCGCTCCGCCCACGACGCGCGGCTCCGCGAGGCGCTGAGGCAGAGCGGGACGATGCGGAACCCGGATCTGATCATCCCGTTGCAGGAGGTGCGCACCGACTACCTCGGCGCGGCCCTCGACGAGGCGACCGACCGGTACGGCGGCCTGTACGGCTACCTGACCGAGGGCCTCGGCCTGGACGCGGCCACCATCCTGAAGCTGCGCCACCGCATGGTCGGCTAGCGCGGCTGCTGGAACGCGGGCAGTTCGAAGATCCGCGTCCTTGCCTCGTCGTCCATCAGCTCGACCAGGGGCATGACCAGTTCCCACAGGTCCCGCTTGTCGACCTCCAGGGCGAGTGCGTCCAGGTCGGCGGCGGGCAGGGCCCCCGCGGCGTCGGCGACGACCTTGCGGGAGTCCTCCGGCAGCGCGCCGACCAGGGGCAGGAACTCCGCCCACAGACCGGTGGCCACCACCGCCCGCACGACCCCGCCGAGGACGTCCGCGCCCCGCAGGGAGGGCAGCGCCGCGACCGTCCTGCGCTCCTCGTCGGCCAGCAGCGCGACCAGCGGCAGCAGGGACTCCCACAGGTCCTGCCCGGCCACCGTGGTGACCAGGGAGTCGAGCCGGTCCTCGGGCTGCGCGGCGGCGAGCGAGGCGATGCGGGCCCGCTGCTCCCCCGTTACCATGCCGGCGACGGCCAGCGCCTCGGGCCACAGGCCCGCGGCGGACGCGGAGCCGATCACGGAGGCGAGGCGGTCCCGGCCCATCAGCTCGACGATCCGGCCGAGCCGTTCGGGTTCCTCGATCGCGAAGCCCGTCCGCAGGACGGTGGCGTCGTCGACCTGCGGCAGGATGCGGCGCAGCGCGGAGTCGGGCAGGTGGCCGACGAAGCGGCCCATGGTGAGGTGGTCGCCGCGTTCGGCGAGGGCGACGGCGACGCGTACGAGGAGGTTCTCGTCGAGCCGGTCGACGATGCCCCGGATCCGCCGGGGGTCGAG
This window contains:
- a CDS encoding DEAD/DEAH box helicase, encoding MNRSDRPARPARKRPANAAGKGRPTGQAKGSAHAAKKPGSRKPKPAQGGEFALPESITPALPAVEAFGDLDMPEALLKTLAAQGVTAPFPIQAATLPNSLAGRDILGRGRTGSGKTLAFGLALLARTAGQRAESKSPLAMVLVPTRELAQQVTDALTPYATSVNLRMATVVGGMSITKQSGTLRRGAEVLVATPGRLKDLIERGDCDLSRVRTTVLDEADQMADMGFMPQVTALLKQVERGGQTMLFSATLDKNIDRLVRMFLTDPVVHSVDPSAGAVTTMEHHVLYVADETDKKAVAMRIAAREGRVIMFLDTKRAVDRFTKRLLANGVRASGLHGGRSQPQRNRTLDQFKTGQVTALVATNVAARGIHVDDLDLVVNIDPPADHKDYLHRGGRTARAGESGSVVTLVLPEEKRDMTRLMSDAEIQPRTVRVSSSDEELVRITGAREPSGVPVVIETPQPQQPAQASSQRRRRPRGGGGASSGGASGQGQQRRAPRGGGRSGSGSGGGAQGGRRRAA
- a CDS encoding tyrosine-protein phosphatase yields the protein MRISRTRTAAGLAISSLVLGALPAWTAHAGPVASGAPRHASHQPYRPAATGTARHIPLQGAVNVRDVGGYRTYHGERVRHGQVFRGDSLSKLTDADLAVLSRLGLTQAVDFRVPAEVQYDGPDRLPAGVVPLSRPITDNGLFTRLLTAIGSRDPVKQEEMLGGGRAAAFMRDVYRTFVADSANRGQFAATLRQIASGRSPLLYHCTAGKDRTGWATYLLLRLVGVPDRTAVGDYLASNTYRSAHDARLREALRQSGTMRNPDLIIPLQEVRTDYLGAALDEATDRYGGLYGYLTEGLGLDAATILKLRHRMVG
- a CDS encoding cold-shock protein encodes the protein MATGTVKWFNSEKGFGFIEQDGGGPDVFAHYSNIASSGFRELLEGQKVSFEVTQGQKGLQAENILPA
- a CDS encoding S1 family peptidase is translated as MPQQPPTKGRQLKTKLRGVKRAATLGTIALATLSLQPVAASAAPDPAPRPSERIVGGTTAKQGEFPFMVRLSMGCGGSLYAKNIVLTAAHCVDGSGNNTSITATAGVVDLRSSSAIKVKSTKVLQAPGYNGKGKDWALIKLAKPIDLPTLKIAKDTKYNNGNFTVAGWGADREGGAQQRYLLKATVPFVSDADCKAAYGNDLTPAEEICAGNLAQGGIDTCQGDSGGPMFRKDEAGAYIQVGVVSWGNGCARPKFPGVYTEVSTFATDIEKAAAGL
- a CDS encoding pentapeptide repeat-containing protein; protein product: MASEREALALIPLEGGPARLRADCGSCFGLCCVALAFSASSDFAVDKDAGKPCANLRTDSRCGIHSDLRNKGFRGCTVYDCFGAGQHVSQDTFGGRDWRKDPATAQQMFAVFPIMRQLHELLWYLTEALTLPQTEPIRADLRTCLARTEELAQGTPEAITDTDVAAHREDVNVLLLRTSELVRKGVGGKKKDRRGADLFGARLKGADLRGANLRGAYLIAADLRDADLRTADLIGADLRDADLRGADLTGALFLTQSQVNAARGDARTRLPASLTRPSHWSDTP